The following proteins come from a genomic window of Bos mutus isolate GX-2022 chromosome 21, NWIPB_WYAK_1.1, whole genome shotgun sequence:
- the CEP170B gene encoding centrosomal protein of 170 kDa protein B isoform X7: MSAKMSVTSWFLVSSSGTRHRLPRELIFVGRDECELMLQHEKYTSQLQVSVKTPAPKRAEAVPEQAPYCEASTPRPERGDRRPGPEAATYRTPLYGQPSWWGEDDGGSLPEDRHQDEPCPERPKDLAQQDGDLTGTPAGFRAPSEPQIYSFRREPSYFEIPTKETPPPRPPEAPVHEAPTRDAEPGGGGAGPVQSHACFTIEFDDCSPGKLKIKDHVTKFLRQRRPPGKEATPVEVVSAETKVADWLVQNDPSLLPRAGPGDDRHSTKSDLPVHARTLKGHKHEDGTQSDSEDPLAKVAGAPGVPTEASGEQARLQRQIKRDPQELLHNQQAFVIEFFDEDTPRKKRSQSFTHTPPGDPRLDRRRGPGPADRDRPAAPAPARGTGSSSGPQRAGSLKREKTEERLGSPSPATRAAARPFGSVGRRSRLAQDFAAQCLRDSSPAARPGPEKVPPTLPAPLTPRGASPAASSPPPPPPADPQVTKARKQEEDDSLSDAGTYTIETDAQDQEVEEARKMIDQVFGVLESPELSRASSAAFRPVIRGDREELGDGMAQRMALLQEFASRPAGVTPQVELQGLPVPGSPRGQKWVSRWASLADSYSDPGLSEDGPGRRAAELEGIPPMRPRRLLPQLPSDRADSPAGPEVARRSGPGPPEVGSEQAGLLLGQEDLEPDSLSDASGSDGGRGPEPGGGPQEERRRSPQEGPAWTRGRRSPRGPGEPAPTSFFISDPSADVALPRKAPVAPGQVEGPGRAQPSAPAPAPAPAPAHDSKYVSTSGRMVIQLQTTGKPPELEGPAPAPPKEALAFVRQESFTKEPASGPPVPGQLPQIPSHPLLQDLATTRAARMDLHSQDTHLILKETETALAALEARLLSTSFEEPEGGVGSTPGPPEDSLSGDSDVDTASTVSLLSGKNGPSPTGSQPSGLQREKPPSPPAAQDLGGVSLSSARERLSEKQRRPLGPVDTGHGEPARRLAARRGHGPRGSPDWPAEDRDSSLAHPPSADTVTSDHETPGATGAARPGTRRKPMAPPPPTAAAREEQGRGSAGVQKSQQALTRSNSLSTPRATRASRLRRARLGDASDTEAADGERGPPANQEPAGRPAAEQAKKLSRLDILAMPRKRAGSFTGPSDSDAAPTRAGFSGRSVELYCPGRKPTTMAEARPTARKATNAAAVPRQPFSRARPGSARYSSPRTNSLTRDTRRRQQGSDCTSTSEEEYGSHHGSPKHTRSHASTATQTPRAGSSGRARPRAPGLRDTDDEGEEPDPYGFIVQTAEIAEIARARPGRNPQGPAFSPTGCRLSQTLVKDVATLAREIHDVAGDGDSPGSPGPARSPSLNNVPSTPASTISAREELVQRIPEASLNFQKVPPGSLGPRDLDQNMNDRCEDALANKTRPRNREEVIFDNLMLNPVSQLSQAIRENTEHLAEKMKILFQNSGRAWEDLEARINAENEVPILKTSNKEISSILKELRRVQKQLEVINAIVDPSGNLDLLTGNRGPVGSAQVGRARPAAPGLCSPSSALPPRSFPQRTSCGTPGLPDPPFRPDFLPDAERFLI; encoded by the exons CACGAGAAGTACACCAGCCAGCTGCAGGTGAGCGTCAAGACCCCCGCGCCCAAGAGAGCTGAGGCTGTGCCAGAACAGGCACCCTACTGCGAGGCCTCGACCCCCAGGCCAGAGCGGGGGGACCGGAGACCAGGGCCAG AGGCGGCCACCTACCGCACCCCGCTGTATGGGCAGCCCTCCTGGTGGGGGGAAGACGATGGGGGCAGCCTACCTGAGGACCGGCACCAGGACGAGCCCTGCCCGG AGCGGCCCAAGGACCTGGCTCAGCAGGACGGTGATCTCACGGGGACGCCGGCCGGCTTCCGGGCCCCTTCGGAGCCTCAGATCTACTCCTTCCGGCGGGAGCCCAGCTACTTCGAGATCCCCACCAAGGAGACGCCGCCCCCGCGGCCCCCAGAGGCTCCAGTGCATGAGGCGCCCACCAGGGACGCGGAGcccggggggggcggggcgggccccGTGCAGAGCCATGCCTGCTTCACCATCGAGTTTGACGACTGCAGCCCCGGCAAGCTGAAGATCAAGGACCACGTCACCAAGTTCCTGCGCCAGCGGCGGCCCCCAGGCAAGGAGGCCACGCCTGTGGAGGTGGTCTCGGCCGAGACCAAGGTGGCCGACTGGCTGGTGCAGAATGACCCGAGCCTGCTGCCCCGGGCCGGCCCCGGCGACGACCGGCACAGCACCAAGAGTGACCTGCCGGTGCACGCACGCACCCTGAAGG GTCACAAGCATGAGGACGGCACCCAGAGCGACTCAGAGGACCCCCTGGCCAAGGTGGCCGGGGCCCCCGGGGTCCCCACGGAGGCCAGCGGGGAGCAGGCGCGGCTGCAGAGGCAGATCAAGCGGGACCCCCAGGAGCTGCTGCACAACCAGCAGGCCTTCGTCATCGAGTTCTTCGACGAGGACACACCCCGAAAGAAGCGCTCCCAGTCCTTCACGCACACGCCCCCTGGGGACCCCCGGCTCGACCGGCGCCGCGGCCCTGGGCCGGCTGACAGGGACCGCCCCgctgcccccgccccagcccgAGGGACTGGCAGCAGTTCAGGGCCACAGCGGGCTGGCTCGCTCAAGCGGGAGAAGACGGAGGAGCGGCTGGGCAGCCCCTCGCCAGCCACCCGGGCCGCCGCCCGCCCCTTTGGCAGCGTGGGGCGGCGCTCCCGCCTGGCCCAGGACTTTGCGGCCCAGTGTCTGCGGGACAGCTCCCCGGCAGCCCGGCCGGGCCCCGAGAAAGTGCCCCCCACGCTGCCCGCGCCCCTGACGCCCCGTGGGGCCAGCCCCGCAGCCTCCTCCCCtccgccgcccccgcccgccgACCCCCAGGTGACGAAGGCCCGCAAGCAGGAGGAAGACGACAGCCTCAGCGACGCAGGGACCTACACCATCGAGACGGACGCACAGGACCAGGAGGTGGAGGAGGCCCGCAAGATGATTGACCAG GTCTTTGGGGTCCTCGAGTCCCCTGAACTCTCCAGAGCATCCTCGGCCGCCTTCCGCCCAGTCATCAGAGGGGACAGAGAGGAGCTTGGAGACGGGATGGCCCAGCGAATGGCCCTGCTGCAGGAGTTTGCCTCCCGGCCCGCGGGCGTGACCCCCCAGGTGGAGCTGCAG GGCCTCCCGgtaccaggctcccccaggggTCAGAAGTGGGTGTCCCGCTGGGCCAGCCTGGCCGACAGCTACTCAGATCCAGGCCTGTCAG AGGACGGCCCTGGGCGCAGAGCCGCAGAGCTGGAGGGGATCCCGCCAATGCGGCCACGGCGGCTGCTCCCGCAGCTGCCCAGTGACAGGGCGGACAGCCCCGCCGGCCccgaggtggccaggaggagtgGTCCTGGGCCCCCAGAGGTGGGCAGCGAACAGGCCGGCCTCCTCTTAGGCCAGGAGGACCTGGAGCCTGACAGCCTCAGTGATGCCAGCGGCTCAGACGGTGGGCGGGGCCCCGAGCCGGGCGGGGGCCCCCAGGAGGAAAGACGCAGGAGCCCCCAGGAAGGGCCGGCGTGGACGAGGGGCCGGCGCTCACCGAGGGGCCCTGGGGAGCCAGCCCCCACCTCTTTCTTCATCAGTGACCCAAGCGCAGACGTGGCCCTCCCTAGGAAGGCCCCTGTGGCTCCCGGGCAGGTGGAGGGCCCGGGGCGGGCCCAGCCcagcgcccccgcccccgcccctgcccccgcccccgcccatgACAGCAAGTACGTCAGCACCAGCGGGAGGATGGTCATCCAGCTGcagaccacagggaagcccccagagctCGAGGGCCCTGCTCCAGCACCCCCCAAGGAGGCCTTGGCGTTTGTCCGGCAGGAAAGCTTCACCAAGGAGCCGGCCAGCGGCCCCCCGGTGCCCGGCCAGCTGCCCCAGATCCCCAGCCACCCCCTCCTGCAGGACCTGGCCACCACCCGGGCCGCACGCATGGACCTTCACTCTCAGGACACCCACCTGATCTTAAAGGAGACTGAGACGGCGCTGGCCGCCTTGGAGGCCCGACTGCTCTCCACATCCTTTGAGGAGCCGGAGGGGGGGGTGGGCAGCACCCCTGGGCCGCCGGAGGACTCCCTGTCTGGGGATTCTGACGTGGACACAGCCAGCACCGTCAGCCTGCTCAGTGGCAAGAATGGGCCCAGCCCAACCGGCTCCCAGCCCTCGGGGCTGCAGAGGGAGAAGCCGCCATCCCCGCCAGCGGCACAGGACCTGGGGGGCGTCAGCCTGAGCAGCGCCCGCGAGCGGCTCTCGGAGAAGCAGCGTCGCCCTCTGGGCCCAGTGGACACGGGCCATGGAGAGCCAGCAAGACGCCTGGCTGCACGGCGTGGCCACGGCCCCCGGGGGTCCCCGGACTGGCCCGCCGAGGACCGCGACTCCAGCCTTGCGCACCCGCCCAGTGCTGACACGGTCACTTCTGACCACGAGACCCCTGGGGCCACGGGGGCAGCTCGGCCAGGGACGCGCCGGAAACCCATGGCCCCACCGCCCCCGACCGCCGCTGCCCGGGAGGAGCAAGGCCGAGGCTCGGCTGGCGTCCAGAAGTCGCAGCAGGCACTGACCCGCTCCAACAGCCTGTCCACCCCGCGGGCCACACGGGCCTCCCGGCTGAGGCGGGCCCGGCTGGGGGACGCCTCGGACACAGAAGCAGCAGACGGTGAACGGGGGCCCCCGGCCAACCAGGAGCCCGCGGGGCGGCCGGCGGCCGAGCAGGCCAAGAAGCTGTCCCGCCTGGACATCCTGGCCATGCCCCGGAAGCGGGCCGGCTCCTTCACGGGGCCCAGTGACTCAGATGCGGCCCCCACCCGCGCTGGCTTCTCCGGCCGCAGCGTCGAGCTGTATTGCCCTGGACGCAAGCCCACCACGATGGCCGAGGCTCGGCCCACTGCCAGGAAGGCTACCAACGCCGCTGCGGTCCCCCGCCAGCCCTTCAGCAGGGCCCGCCCAGGAAGCGCCCGATACTCATCACCCA GAACCAACTCACTCACCCGAGACACGCGTCGCCGGCAACAGGGCTCCGATTGCACATCTACTTCTGAGGAGGAGTATGGCTCCCACCACGGCTCCCCTAAACACACACGCTCCCATGCCTCAACAGCCACGCAGACCCCACGGGCTGGCAGCTCCGGCCGGGCGCGACCGAGGGCCCCTGGCCTCCGGGACACGGATGACGAGGGTGAAGAGCCCGATCCCTACGGTTTCATTGTGCAGACGGCCGAGATTGCAGAGATTGCCAG GGCCAGGCCTGGGAGGAACCCCCAGGGACCCGCCTTCTCTCCCACCGGCTGCAGGCTGAGCCAGACGCTGGTGAAGGATGTGGCCACCCTGGCCCGTGAGATCCACGATGTGGCTGGCGACGGTGACTCCCCAGGCTCCCCGGGGCCCGCCCGCAGCCCCTCCCTCAACAACGTGCCCAGCACTCCTGCCTCCACCATCTCTGCCCGCGAGGAG CTGGTGCAGCGCATCCCCGAGGCCAGCCTCAACTTCCAGAAGGTGCCGCCCGGCTCCCTGGGCCCTCGGGACCTGGACCAGAACATGAACGACCGCTGTGAGGACGCGCTGGCCAACAAGACTCGGCCCCGGAACCGCGAGGAG GTGATCTTCGATAACCTCATGCTGAACCCGGTGTCCCAGCTGTCCCAGGCCATCCGCGAGAACACGGAGCACCTCGCTGAGAAGATGAA GATCCTCTTCCAGAATTCAGGGCGAGCGTGGGAGGACTTGGAGGCCAGGATCAATGCCGAGAACGAGGTGCCCATCCTGAAGACGTCCAATAAG GAGATCAGTTCCATCCTCAAGGAGCTGAGGCGTGTGCAGAAGCAGCTGGAAG ttATCAATGCCATCGTGGACCCCAGCGGGAACCTGGACCTGCTAACCGGAAACCGCGGCCCTGTGGGCTCGGCCCAGGTCGGGAGAGCCCGGCCAGCCGCCCCAGGCCTGTGCTCACCCTCCTCAGCCCTGCCGCCCCGGAGCTTCCCGCAGCGAACGAGCTGCGGGACCCCCGGCCTCCCCGACCCCCCCTTCCGCCCTGACTTCCTCCCGGACGCTGAGAGGTTCCTGATCTAG